The Lepeophtheirus salmonis chromosome 1, UVic_Lsal_1.4, whole genome shotgun sequence genome has a segment encoding these proteins:
- the LOC121114544 gene encoding myosin light chain 1 isoform X2, with protein MSADLTPKDIERAKFAFDIYDFEGKSRMDLFYLGDCLRGLNTNPTLKQIEELGGTSKKGEKFLSLEEFYPIYTKVKKSLDMGSFEDFIECLKLYDKQENGTMLLGELEHILLSLGEKLEREEVDLLIKECCEAEDDDGFIPYEAFLKRICAGPHPEMFEDW; from the exons atGAGT GCTGATCTTACTCCAAAGGATATTGAAA GAGCAAAGTTTGCTTTTGACATCTATGACTTTGAAGGCAAGTCCCGTATGGACTTGTTTTATCTAGGTGACTGTCTCCGTGGACTCAACACGAACCCTACTCTCAAACAAATCGAAGAACTTGGAGGAACAAGCAAAAAAGGCGAAAAGTTTCTCTCTCTCGAAGAGTTTTATCCCATCTATACTAAAGTGAAGAAGAGTTTAGATATGGGATCCTTTGAGGATTTCATCGAGTGTCTTAAATTGTACGATAAACAAGAGAATGGAACCATGCTTCTAGGAGAATTGGAACATATCCTTCTCTCGTTGG GTGAAAAGCTTGAGAGAGAAGAGGTGGACTTGTTGATCAAGGAGTGCTGTGAGGCTGAGGATGACGATGGCTTCATTCCCTATGAAGCCTTTTTGAAGCGAATTTGTGCCGGACCTCATCCTGAAATGTTCGAGGATTggtaa
- the LOC121114544 gene encoding myosin light chain 1 isoform X1, whose amino-acid sequence MSENKVIGEKYGIHPRDVEKIKFAFDVYDFKGDGKVDGFYIGDLLRACNLNPTNHSIDELGGQKEKGKKILKLDDFYPIFKQAKESKDTGGIHDFVEILKLYDKNNDCTILTNELYRLLTNLGEKLTKEDAKSLMKELCDPEDDEGFTPFMPFLERMCSNA is encoded by the exons atGAGT GAAAACAAGGTGATTGGAGAGAAATACGGTATCCATCCCAGAGATGTTGAGA aaataaagttCGCCTTTGACGTCTATGACTTCAAGGGCGACGGTAAAGTTGATGGCTTCTACATTGGCGATCTCCTCCGTGCCTGCAACTTGAACCCCACTAATCACTCCATCGATGAGCTCGGTGGCCAAAAGGAAAAGGGCAAGAAAATCCTGAAGCTTGATGACTTTTACCCCATCTTCAAACAGGCCAAGGAGTCCAAGGACACTGGTGGTATTCACGACTTTGTTGAAATCTTGAAATTATACGACAAAAACAATGACTGCACCATCTTGACTAACGAACTCTACAGACTTCTCACCAATCTGG GTGAAAAATTGACCAAAGAAGATGCCAAGTCCCTTATGAAAGAGTTGTGTGATCCCGAAGACGATGAGGGTTTCACGCCCTTCATGC cATTTTTGGAGAGAATGTGCAGTAATGCCTAA
- the LOC121114544 gene encoding myosin light chain 1 isoform X3, producing the protein MSENKVIGEKYGIHPRDVEKIKFAFDVYDFKGDGKVDGFYIGDLLRACNLNPTNHSIDELGGQKEKGKKILKLDDFYPIFKQAKESKDTGGIHDFVEILKLYDKNNDCTILTNELYRLLTNLGEKLTKEDAKSLMKELCDPEDDEGFTPFMPFLDRLCKI; encoded by the exons atGAGT GAAAACAAGGTGATTGGAGAGAAATACGGTATCCATCCCAGAGATGTTGAGA aaataaagttCGCCTTTGACGTCTATGACTTCAAGGGCGACGGTAAAGTTGATGGCTTCTACATTGGCGATCTCCTCCGTGCCTGCAACTTGAACCCCACTAATCACTCCATCGATGAGCTCGGTGGCCAAAAGGAAAAGGGCAAGAAAATCCTGAAGCTTGATGACTTTTACCCCATCTTCAAACAGGCCAAGGAGTCCAAGGACACTGGTGGTATTCACGACTTTGTTGAAATCTTGAAATTATACGACAAAAACAATGACTGCACCATCTTGACTAACGAACTCTACAGACTTCTCACCAATCTGG GTGAAAAATTGACCAAAGAAGATGCCAAGTCCCTTATGAAAGAGTTGTGTGATCCCGAAGACGATGAGGGTTTCACGCCCTTCATGC CTTTTTTGGATCGTCTTTGCAAAATCTAA
- the LOC121114544 gene encoding myosin light chain 1 isoform X4 — translation MFFYTHKFMFLFLYTKILITPISIGAKFAFDIYDFEGKSRMDLFYLGDCLRGLNTNPTLKQIEELGGTSKKGEKFLSLEEFYPIYTKVKKSLDMGSFEDFIECLKLYDKQENGTMLLGELEHILLSLGEKLEREEVDLLIKECCEAEDDDGFIPYEAFLKRICAGPHPEMFEDW, via the exons ATGTTTTTCTACACTCATAAGTTcatgttcttatttttatatacaaaaatcttaATCACCCCCATCTCAATAGGAGCAAAGTTTGCTTTTGACATCTATGACTTTGAAGGCAAGTCCCGTATGGACTTGTTTTATCTAGGTGACTGTCTCCGTGGACTCAACACGAACCCTACTCTCAAACAAATCGAAGAACTTGGAGGAACAAGCAAAAAAGGCGAAAAGTTTCTCTCTCTCGAAGAGTTTTATCCCATCTATACTAAAGTGAAGAAGAGTTTAGATATGGGATCCTTTGAGGATTTCATCGAGTGTCTTAAATTGTACGATAAACAAGAGAATGGAACCATGCTTCTAGGAGAATTGGAACATATCCTTCTCTCGTTGG GTGAAAAGCTTGAGAGAGAAGAGGTGGACTTGTTGATCAAGGAGTGCTGTGAGGCTGAGGATGACGATGGCTTCATTCCCTATGAAGCCTTTTTGAAGCGAATTTGTGCCGGACCTCATCCTGAAATGTTCGAGGATTggtaa